A stretch of the Ischnura elegans chromosome 5, ioIscEleg1.1, whole genome shotgun sequence genome encodes the following:
- the LOC124159355 gene encoding uncharacterized protein LOC124159355, protein MSEFWWGRMKAFRSYMSSLAGRVSAEVLPESAVEAPLYASVLFIASSAVFLFQATKRISRQAQPPPPHPVIGPVDQLQDRIERRGNVLDRLARRFQLGTAQDAVLQEVLFTWLLAESFRLWLWMVGGVDSLLNSYWIKMAEIFPPSGGRPSTAGEQHMSLSSMLPIVLGIRGSWTSLTAPNAPAPEPDLSRLHPMVRPLLRPSFLRPFVLCLIGLCPLLLLKLLPPARDRRDEVFEHNDHMMFWVPLMPQVRWEETEFGPSGYFLSREPPRTTEPLEERLLVPTTHWSESRVRHPSQPPGASRVGAWRTRSRSRSSRPYERTLRTENLLKPSKST, encoded by the exons ATGTCGGAGTTTTGGTGGGGGCGCATGAAGGCCTTTCGGTCCTATATGTCGTCGTTGGCGGGCCGCGTTTCGGCAGAGGTGTTGCCAGAATCGGCGGTGGAAGCGCCCTTATACGCTTCCGTCCTCTTCATAGCCTCCTCGGCCGTGTTCCTGTTCCAGGCGACCAAGAGGATATCCCGACAAGCTCAACCGCCCCCGCCACACCCTGTCATCGGACCCGTCGATCAACTGCAAGACCGAATCGAACGCAGGGGCAACGTCTTGGATCGACTTGCTAGGCGCTTCCAGCTCGGCACAGCCCAGGACGCCGTGCTTCAG GAAGTGCTGTTTACCTGGTTGCTGGCCGAATCGTTCAGACTGTGGCTGTGGATGGTCGGCGGTGTGGATTCTCTCTTAAACAGCTACTGGATTAAG ATGGCGGAGATCTTCCCGCCATCCGGCGGACGGCCATCCACCGCAGGGGAGCAGCACATGTCGCTTTCGTCGATGCTGCCCATAGTGTTGGGAATCCGAGGCAGTTGGACGTCCCTAACGGCGCCAAACGCCCCCGCACCCGAACCGGACCTTTCGCGGTTGCATCCCATGGTGCGGCCCTTGCTTCGGCCCTCTTTCCTCAGGCCCTTCGTCCTTTGCCTTATTGGGTTGTGCCCTTTGCTGCTCTTGAAACTCCTCCCTCCCGCCAGGGACAGAAGGGACGAAGTCTTCGAACATAACGATCACATGATGTTTTG GGTACCTTTGATGCCCCAAGTGAGGTGGGAGGAAACGGAGTTCGGCCCCTCCGGTTATTTCCTAAGCCGCGAGCCTCCGCGAACCACGGAACCATTAGAAGAGAGACTCCTAGTACCCACGACCCATTGGTCAGAGAGCAGGGTGAGGCATCCATCTCAGCCGCCTGGCGCGTCCCGGGTCGGAGCGTGGCGGACCAGGTCCAGGAGTCGGTCAAGTCGCCCTTATGAACGCACGTTGCGAACGGAGAACCTTCTCAAGCCCTCCAAGTCAACTTAA